In Deltaproteobacteria bacterium, the genomic stretch ACGAACGTCTGCAGCCGCTCGAGGAGCGGCTGACGCGGCGGAAAGACGTATCGGGGATGCCCGTACAGTGCGCGGATGACGAGGGTCTCGCAGGTCAGCTGCTCGAAGGGCTCCGCGGTGGCCGACGCGCGCAGCCCCATGCCGCCGATGTCGCCGGCGTACACCAGGTCCAGGCCGTCCGCTTCGCATCGGAGCTGCGCGCTGCCCAGGACGTGGCCGGCGGGATGGAGCGTGAGCCGCAACGACCCGAGGGCAAACGTCTGCCCGAACGCGGCGGCCAGCGCCGCGCTGCGTCGCAGCGCGCGCGGCAGGGCGGCCTCGAGCAGCTTGTGGGTCGGACCGCTGGCCACCATCCGCTCCGGCAGGACGGAGGGTGCGCCGCGCGCGTGGGCGAGGAAGCCGAGCGGTGGCCGCCCTCTCGGCTCGAGGTAGAGCGCATGGCCGCGGACGCGGAGGCCGTTTGCGGCGCGCTCGACTTCGGGCGGATCGGGCCTGTGCCGCACGCGCTGCATGTAGCAGCGGAACGCACATCCGCAAAGGTTGTTTCATCCCGGCGCGCGGGCGCGGGCCCGCAGAGCGGCTCCCGCCTCGCCGACGGCGACGCCGAGCACGATCAGAGCGCCGCCGGCCAGCTCGTGCCCGGTGAGCCGTTCGCCGATGAGCAGCGCCGCCCAGAGCGCGGCGAAGACGGGCTCCAGCGAGGAGATCAGCGCCACGCGGACCGGCGGGAGGATCTTCTGCGCCCAGGTCTGGACGCCGAAGGCGAGGAGCGTTGCGAAGAGCGCGAGATAGACGAGCGCGAGCCAGAGGCGGGGGTCGCCGGAGAAATGCTGTGCCTCCACGAACGGGCCTGCGATCGCGGCGAGCGCGCCGGTCGTCGCAAGCTGGACGAGCACCAGCGGGAGCACCGCGTGCCGGGGGGCAATCCGGCCGAGCGCGACGATCTGGCCTGCGAACACCGCGGCGCAGGCGACGGTCAGGCCGTCGCCGAGCGCGGTGGCCTGGGACGCGTCCGACCAGGGAGCGGAGAGGAACGTCATCCCGATGAACGCGAGCAGCACGCCTGCGAGCACGGGGAGCGCCGGTCGTCGCCGGAATACGACGAACTCGATCAGCGGAGTCATCACGACCAGGGTGCCGGTGAGAAAGCCGCTGCGCGAAGCCGTGGTGCGCTGCAGGCCTTCGGTCTGGAGCAGGAAACCGACGCCGAGCAGCCCGCCGGCGAACATCCCATCGCGAAGCAGGCTTCCGCGAATGCTGCGCAACTTCGCGCGACCCGCCTCGGTCGCCGCCAGGAAGCCGGCCAGCAGCGCCGAAGCGATCCCCATGCGGACCGCCACCAGCGCCAGCGGCGAGGCGGCTGCCTTGCCGAGCAGCGCCCGGAGGATGGCGAAGCTGCTCCCCCACACCGCCATGATCAGCGCGAGCGCGAGGTCAGCCAACGAAGAAGAACCCCAGGCCGAGGACGGCGTAGACGGCGAGCAGGAACGCGCCTTCCAGCCAGTGGGTCTCGCCGTCGAGGGCGATCATCGCCAGCGCGATCACCGAGATGCCCAGCGCCACGACCTCGAACCGGGTGAAGGCGAGGTCCATCGAGGTGCCGAGCAGCGCGCCGATGATCACCAGCAGAGGCGCGACCAGCAGTGCGATCTGCTTCGATGATTCCCAGGCGATCCCCAGCGCCACGTCCATGTTGCCGCGGTGGGCGAAGAGCAGCGCGGTGGAATGCTCCGCCGCGTTTCCGACGATGGCGACGATCACCACGCCGACGAACATTTCCGGCAGCTCCAGCGAGGTCACCGTCCCGCCGAGCGCATCCACCAGGAGCTCGCTGGCGATGGCCGTCGCTGCGGCGGCGACGAGGAGGCGGCCGAGCTCGAATGCGAGCAGCCGGTGCCCCGTACGAACGTTCCGCTTCGCAGCCGCCGCCTCCGCGGGAGTCGCCAGGAGCTCGTCGCGCACCGAAGCGACCTCCTCGCGGTGCGTGCGCAGCGTGAACCAGAGCGAGAGCGCGTACATGGCGATCAGCACCGCGCAGATTTCCTCGGAGAGGAGGGCCGGGTCGTAGCGCGGGTTCTTGCCCAGCGAGAGGAGCGTCGGGACCACCATGGCCACGACCGCGAGGAAGAGGGTCGAGACGCTGGAGGACGCCGCCAGCCGGTTGAAGCGCAGGCGCGGGAACCGGATGCCCCCGGTGACGATGCTGCCGCCTCCCACGAGGAGGAGGTTGGCGAGGATCGAGCCGGTGATGCTCCCCTTCACCAGCTCCACATGGCCGTGTCGCAGGGCGGCGATGCCGAGGATCAGTTCGGCGGCGTTTCCGAACGTCGCGTTCAGGACGCTGCCCGCGGTGGGCCCCATCCGTTCCGCCAAGCCCTCCGTGGCATCGCCCATCGCCTTCGCCAGCGGAATCAGCGAAGCGCAGGCGACGAAGAACACCAGCGCGTCGTTGGCCGCGAACCTGTGCAGAAGCCAGGCGGCGGGCAAGAGCAGCCACCCGGCGCGCCACAGCCATCGCGAGATCACCGCCGCACCTTACACGGCTTCGAAGCGGATGCGGCCGTCCCGTTCGCTACGGGCAACGCGGCGTTGCGCTTCCAGCACTTCCAGGTTGCCCATCACTTCCGACAGCGTGAGGTAGAGTTGGTGGTCGCGGGCGTGGGGAAAGACCTTCGGCGCCAGCTCGGCGGGAGTGAGGGGGCCGGCGCCGAGCAGCTCGAGGATGCGCTGTTGCCGCTTTTCGTAGAAGGCGAGAAGCCGATCGACGATCCCTGCGTGTCCGGAGAACGGCTCCGCGTGGCCGGGAGCGATCACTTCGGCGGGAAGGGAGCGGACCCTGCGCGCCGAATCCAGATAGGCGAGGAGCGCCTTGTGCGACGGCTCGGGCTGGCCTTCGAGATCGAGCAGCGGGTTGGGGGAGACGCGCTCGAGGAGGTGGTCGTCGGAAAACAGCACGCGGGGCTGCGCCGCCCACAGGCAGACGAGACCCGGCGTGTGTCCGGGAAGATGCAACACTTCTGCGGAGAAGCGGCGGAAGCGCAGGATGGTTCCCGCGGCGAGCGGCTCCACGCGCTCGAGCGGTCGCGCCATGCGCAGGGCGTCCTGCCAGTGGACCTTGACGTGCTCGAGCAGGTGCGGGGACGCGCCCAGGCGCGACAGATACGCTGCGTACAGATCCAGGCGCTGTCCCGTGCGGTCGCGGCCGGTGAGCTTGTCGTGATCGCGGGAATGCGCATAGACCGGCGCGCCCGATGCCTCCTGGGCGGCGCGCGCGTACCCGTAATGGTCGATGTGGCCGTGGCTGACGAAGATCCGCCGGACGTCCCCGAGCGAGAGTCCGAGCTTGCGGAATCCGGCGAGCAGCGCATCGCGCCCTTCCCTGGTACCGATGCCCGCGTCGAAGAGGGCGATGCCGCCGCCCTCCTCCTCGATCGCGTACACGTTGGCCGGCCCGCCCGCCTCCGGAAATGGAACCGGAACCGGGATCCGCTGAACCCCGAGACGGGTGAGCGCGGCCGTCATCCCTTGAGCTTCTTGACCTCTTCGGTGAGCTCCGGCAGCGCCTTGAACAGGTCGCCGACCAGTCCGTAGTCGGCCACCTGGAAGATGGGCGCCTCGGGGTCCTTGTTGACGGCGACGATGGTCTTGCTGCCCTTCATCCCGGCGAGGTGCTGGATCGCTCCCGAGATTCCGGCGGCGATGTACAGCTTGGGAGCGACGACCTTGCCCGTCTGTCCGACCTGCAGGTCGTTGGGCTGCCAGCCTGCATCGACGACGGCGCGCGAGGCTCCGACCGCGGCGTTGAGCGCGTCGGCGAGCGCCTCGATCGGCTTGAAGTCCCCCTTGGTCCCGCGGCCGCCGGAGACGACGACCGAAGCCTCGGTCAGCTCCGGGCGCGCGCTCTTCACCTCGTTGAACTCGACGAACTTCGTCTTCGCTGCGGGCGCACTGACGGCAATCTGCTGCACGTTTCCCGCGGCGGCGCCCTTCTTTGCGACCTGGAACTCGGTGGCGCGAACGGTGATCACTTTCACCGGGGTCGTCACTTCCACGGTTGCGATGGCGTTGCCCGCCCACATCGCGCGTTTGAACTGGCTGCCGCTCACCACCGCCAGGATGTCGGAGGCGATGCCGGCGCCCAATTTCGCCGCGATCCGCGGCGCGACGTCCTTGCCGTAGGCGGTGGCCGCGAGCAACACGTCGGTCGCGCCGATCTTCTTCGCCGCTTCCGCAGCGGCTGCCGCGTGCGTCTCCGCCAAGGCATGCTCGAAAGCCGCACCCTCGACGGTGTGCACGGCGGAGACGAATGCCGCGAGCTCCTGCGCCGATTGGCCGGCGCCGGCTCCGATGACCACGGCCTCGATCTGCCCGCCGTTCTTCTGCGCGAGCTGCTGGGCCGCCGAGAGCGCCGAGAGCGTCGCCTTCTTCAGATGGCCGTGGGCCTGCTCCGCTACCAGGAGGATCTTCGCCATGGTCAGATCACCTTCGCGTCTTCGTGGAGCTTCTTCACGAGCGTCGCCACGTCCGGGACCTTGATGCCGGCCGCGCGCGCGGGCGGCGCCTCGACGCGGACGACCTTCACCTTCGCAGACACGTCCACGCCGAGTGCGGCGGGGGCCATCTCCTCGATCGGCTTCTTCTTGGCTTTCATGATGTTCGGCAGGCTGGCGTAGCGGGGGACGTTGAGGCGCAGATCGACCGTGACGATGGCGGGAAGCTGGACCTCGAGGACCTCCAGGCCGCCGTCGACCTCCCGGGCCACCTGCACGGACTTCTTGTCCGCGCCCAGGAGCAGGCCGGGCTTCTTCGCCTTCTCTTCGGTCGACTCGAGCGACTCCTTCTTCGAGGCGAACGTGGCCTGGCCCCATCCGGCGTACTCCGCCAGCAGCTGGCCGGTGACGTTGTCGTCCACGTCGACGGCCTGCTTGCCCATCAGCACCAGCTCGGGCTTCTCCTTCTCGATCACCTTTTGCAGCAGACGCGCGACCGCGTCGCTGTCGAGAAAGCCGTCGTGCTTCACCAGGATGCCGCGGTCGGCGCCCATCGCCAGCGCGGAGCGGATCTCCGCTTGCGCGGCGGCGCCGCCGATGCTCACCGCCACCACCTCCGACGGCGCATTCGCGTCGCGCAGCCGCAGCGACTCCTCGACGGCGATCTCGTCGAACGGATTCGCCCGGTAGTTCACCCCTTCCGTGACGATCCAGGAGTTGTCCGGCTTCACCTTGATCTTGGACTCGTAGTCCTCGACGCGCTTGACCGTGACCAGGATCTTCAAGACGTTCCTCCATCTGCGGGCAAGAGCCCGCGAACCATCCATTCCGCGACCTCGGCCGCGGTCTTCTTCAGCGCCGCACGGCGCCCGCCGACGAGCCATCCCAGCGCCAGCTCGTCGAGCGCGCCGAACACCGCGCGCTTCACCGTCGACGGCGAGATGTTCCGGTCGAGCTCGCCGCTTTCCTGTCCGGACCGCACCACGTCCGCGATCAGATCGACATACGCCGCGAGCTTCTGACGGTCCGCCGCTTTCAGGAACTGCGCGCTCTGGCGCAGCTCGACGATCAGCACCGAGGCAAGGTCGGGGTTCCGCTCGACCAGCGCGAGGTGAAGCTGGATGAACCGTCTGAGCTTGTCCGGGGCGGTGCGCTCCTGCGCGACGGCCGCCTTCACCTCGGCGAGCAGCTCGGTCATCTTCTCGTCGAAGAGCCGGAGGAGCAGGTCGTCTTTTCCCTTGAAATACAGGTAGATGGTGCCGTCGGCCACACCCGCGGCCCGGGCGATCTCCGCCACCGTCGCGCTGTGGAAGCCGCGCTCCGCGAATACCTTGATCGCGGCGTCGAGAATGCGCGCGCGCTTGTCGTTCGCTCTCGTGTCGCGCGCTTGCACGTGGCCGATCTCCGGGTCGGAAGGGTCTGGTGGCAGGGAGCCCTGGTGAATGAGGGCTCATTCAGATAGGGCCTCCGCCGTGCCGCGTCAAGGCCTCTTTCGTCTGTCCGCGGCAGGGTGACGCGCCGCCGCAAGCGTGGTACTGAGCGCGCCCACAGAAATGGCCACTCGCAGACGACTGAGCAGCGTGCCGAAGACGCCCCCGAAGCAGGACATCGTGGACTACGCGCGCGAGGTCATCCGCGCCGAGGCCGAAGCGCTGGCCCAGCTTCCCGCGCGGCTCAACGGGGCGTTCGCGCGGGCCGTGGAGATGGTGCTCGCCTGCCCTGGTCGCGTGGTGGTGACGGGCATGGGGAAGCCCGGCTTCATCGCGCAGAAAATCTCCGCGACGTTCGCGTCGACGGGAACGCCTTCGCTCTATCTCCATCCCGCCGAGGCCCTGCACGGCGACCTCGGCCGGCTGGTGCCCGGCGATCTGGTGCTCGCGCTGTCCAACAGCGGCGAGACCGATGAACTGCTCCGGCTGCTACCGGCGATCCGCCGGCTGGGGGCGCCGATCGTGGCGATGACGTCGGGAACCCGCAATTCGCTGGCCGATCGCGCGGACGTCGTGCTGGAGATCGGGCCGGTGCCGGAGGCGTGCCCGCTGGGGCTCGCCCCGACGGCTTCCACGGTCGCGCTGCTGGCGATCGGCGACGCCCTCGCGATGGCGGTCCAGCATCGCCGCGGCTTCTCGCCCGAGCAGTTCGCCTCGCTGCATCCGGGCGGCGCGCTGGGTCGCCAGCTCCTCCGCGTCCGGGACGTGATGCGGACCGGGTCGCGCAACCCGACAGTGCGCTGGGACGTTTCGCTCCGCGAGACCGCCGCGGTGATGACGCGCACCGAAGGCCGGCCGGGCGCCGCCAGCGTCGTGGACGCGCAGGGAAAGCTGATCGGCATCTTCACCGACGGGGATCTGCGCCGCCTCGTCCAGCGCGGTGAAGTCGATTTCGCCCGGCCCGTCTCGGCAGTGATGGGCAAGAGCCCCCGCACGGTGGGCCCCGACGATCTGGCCACTTCCGCCGCCGAGATGCTCCGCCACAGCCAGGTCGATCAGCTTCCGGTGGTCGACGACGTCGGACGGCCCGTCGGCCTCCTCGACGTGCAGGACCTCCTGGCAGCGCGCCTCCTCGGATAATCGCTCGATCCGCGACACAAGAGTCTCTCGACAGCCTCGCACGTTACGCACGTAACGAGCCGCGACCTCGCGACGACCTTCACCGTGAGGGAGGTCGCAGTGGCTATCGCTGGCGTGATCACGACCCGGGAAGTCATGCGGCATGCCGGCGTGATCGCGCGGGAGTTCGGGCCGCGGGTGCTGTGGCGTTGCGCGGTTGCGATCGCGCTGCGACGGCGGACGACCTTCCTGGCGCTGGTGTGCGCTCCCTGAATCGCAATTGTGGTACTGAGCGCGGGCGATGAAGGGTCTGCACATCGACGATGGCGGCAACGGCGGCGTACCGGTCGTGCTCCATCACGGTCTCGGCGCGAACCTCGAGGTCTGGCGATCGCAGATCGATCACTTGCGGCGGTCGCGGCGCGTGCTGGCGTTCGACATGCGCGGGCACGGGCGGTCGCCCAAAGCGTCCGAGTACACCGTAGCGGCAGTCGTAGGCGACCTGGATGAGATCACCGCTGCGATGCCGAGGTTCTGGCTCATAGGGCACAGCTTCGCCGGCGTCGTACTTACCGAGTTTTCCGGTCGTCGCCCCGACCGCGTCCAC encodes the following:
- a CDS encoding DMT family transporter — translated: MADLALALIMAVWGSSFAILRALLGKAAASPLALVAVRMGIASALLAGFLAATEAGRAKLRSIRGSLLRDGMFAGGLLGVGFLLQTEGLQRTTASRSGFLTGTLVVMTPLIEFVVFRRRPALPVLAGVLLAFIGMTFLSAPWSDASQATALGDGLTVACAAVFAGQIVALGRIAPRHAVLPLVLVQLATTGALAAIAGPFVEAQHFSGDPRLWLALVYLALFATLLAFGVQTWAQKILPPVRVALISSLEPVFAALWAALLIGERLTGHELAGGALIVLGVAVGEAGAALRARARAPG
- the cax gene encoding calcium/proton exchanger; its protein translation is MISRWLWRAGWLLLPAAWLLHRFAANDALVFFVACASLIPLAKAMGDATEGLAERMGPTAGSVLNATFGNAAELILGIAALRHGHVELVKGSITGSILANLLLVGGGSIVTGGIRFPRLRFNRLAASSSVSTLFLAVVAMVVPTLLSLGKNPRYDPALLSEEICAVLIAMYALSLWFTLRTHREEVASVRDELLATPAEAAAAKRNVRTGHRLLAFELGRLLVAAAATAIASELLVDALGGTVTSLELPEMFVGVVIVAIVGNAAEHSTALLFAHRGNMDVALGIAWESSKQIALLVAPLLVIIGALLGTSMDLAFTRFEVVALGISVIALAMIALDGETHWLEGAFLLAVYAVLGLGFFFVG
- a CDS encoding MBL fold metallo-hydrolase; this encodes MTAALTRLGVQRIPVPVPFPEAGGPANVYAIEEEGGGIALFDAGIGTREGRDALLAGFRKLGLSLGDVRRIFVSHGHIDHYGYARAAQEASGAPVYAHSRDHDKLTGRDRTGQRLDLYAAYLSRLGASPHLLEHVKVHWQDALRMARPLERVEPLAAGTILRFRRFSAEVLHLPGHTPGLVCLWAAQPRVLFSDDHLLERVSPNPLLDLEGQPEPSHKALLAYLDSARRVRSLPAEVIAPGHAEPFSGHAGIVDRLLAFYEKRQQRILELLGAGPLTPAELAPKVFPHARDHQLYLTLSEVMGNLEVLEAQRRVARSERDGRIRFEAV
- a CDS encoding electron transfer flavoprotein subunit alpha/FixB family protein, yielding MAKILLVAEQAHGHLKKATLSALSAAQQLAQKNGGQIEAVVIGAGAGQSAQELAAFVSAVHTVEGAAFEHALAETHAAAAAEAAKKIGATDVLLAATAYGKDVAPRIAAKLGAGIASDILAVVSGSQFKRAMWAGNAIATVEVTTPVKVITVRATEFQVAKKGAAAGNVQQIAVSAPAAKTKFVEFNEVKSARPELTEASVVVSGGRGTKGDFKPIEALADALNAAVGASRAVVDAGWQPNDLQVGQTGKVVAPKLYIAAGISGAIQHLAGMKGSKTIVAVNKDPEAPIFQVADYGLVGDLFKALPELTEEVKKLKG
- a CDS encoding electron transfer flavoprotein subunit beta/FixA family protein, which codes for MKILVTVKRVEDYESKIKVKPDNSWIVTEGVNYRANPFDEIAVEESLRLRDANAPSEVVAVSIGGAAAQAEIRSALAMGADRGILVKHDGFLDSDAVARLLQKVIEKEKPELVLMGKQAVDVDDNVTGQLLAEYAGWGQATFASKKESLESTEEKAKKPGLLLGADKKSVQVAREVDGGLEVLEVQLPAIVTVDLRLNVPRYASLPNIMKAKKKPIEEMAPAALGVDVSAKVKVVRVEAPPARAAGIKVPDVATLVKKLHEDAKVI
- a CDS encoding TetR/AcrR family transcriptional regulator, giving the protein MQARDTRANDKRARILDAAIKVFAERGFHSATVAEIARAAGVADGTIYLYFKGKDDLLLRLFDEKMTELLAEVKAAVAQERTAPDKLRRFIQLHLALVERNPDLASVLIVELRQSAQFLKAADRQKLAAYVDLIADVVRSGQESGELDRNISPSTVKRAVFGALDELALGWLVGGRRAALKKTAAEVAEWMVRGLLPADGGTS
- a CDS encoding KpsF/GutQ family sugar-phosphate isomerase; the protein is MATRRRLSSVPKTPPKQDIVDYAREVIRAEAEALAQLPARLNGAFARAVEMVLACPGRVVVTGMGKPGFIAQKISATFASTGTPSLYLHPAEALHGDLGRLVPGDLVLALSNSGETDELLRLLPAIRRLGAPIVAMTSGTRNSLADRADVVLEIGPVPEACPLGLAPTASTVALLAIGDALAMAVQHRRGFSPEQFASLHPGGALGRQLLRVRDVMRTGSRNPTVRWDVSLRETAAVMTRTEGRPGAASVVDAQGKLIGIFTDGDLRRLVQRGEVDFARPVSAVMGKSPRTVGPDDLATSAAEMLRHSQVDQLPVVDDVGRPVGLLDVQDLLAARLLG